The DNA window tgtatatatatatacagtatatatatatatatatatatatatatatatatatatatatatatatatatatatatatatatatatatatatatatatatacaacagagagagagagagagagagagagagagagagagagtttataaccAATCCACCATTGCTGGACAATTAGACAAGCAGCTAGTATTTCTTGCATAACTCCGAACGTTCCACTAAATTTTTCGTAAATCAAACAACACTGAAAATGAGCTATGAATAAGTCAAAATCACCCTGAAATATCTTTACATAACTGCAAGCAAATAGAACCTCCAGTTTTTAGGACGTGTTTTTTGTTTAGAACGCTTACCTCAACTGATTGTCAGTAGCTGAACAAGTCTTTTCTTGGGACATAAAAATGGGAGTCCAGGCACAACCTGGTACCAGTTTTCGGGTGAAATCCAGCAGGACAATAATGTTTAAGGGaacagtaataatgatttttagGGATCCTGCCCAATCACAGCCAACAGGAAAAATATTTAGGGAAAATCCCAGCCAACAGGACaataatatttatggaaaaataccAACTAAAAGGAcaataatatttagaaaaaaatctcaACCAAACTGGACaataatatttaggaaaaaatccCGGTCAACAGGACAAAATTATTTAGAGCAAAATCTCTGCCAAACAGGACAATAATGTTTGGAGCAAAATCCCAGCCAACAGGACAGTAATATTTAGGGAAAATCCCCTCCAACAGGACAATAATATTTAGACACTAGAACACTCGCCCCAGATGTGCCATTCCTTTGTGCATAAAGACCGGCCCGAAGGCTGCGCTGACGTTCGTCTCACAGGCGCCGCCGAATTCGGAGAAATTCAAAATGTCTAGCCTACCAATACTCGATCTTCAGTGGGAATATGACGCAAGGGAGAATATAAGTTTTAAGCTAATCCATTTGCTGGACTTCTTTGTAACTGTTTCTAGTCAAGGGAAAACTTTTAAagctttccccttcctttctaaATTAGAAAGCTCATCTCGTGATTCTGCAAACTGGCATGATAGTCCCTGTGGCAAACAACGGGTGCTATGGATTCCTTTCAAACGAGAACCGAGCAGAACTGACGCTCTGAAAACTAAGCCATCGTTATTTAGGCTTATCCTTCCTCCTTTAGGCTTGGGAATTCTCTACCTTTATCTGCGTTCCCGTAAACTAATACTTTATTTCCTATTGACtgagattttaattatataattgaaaaataattattttcggccatttcatgatatttttcaatattcgCATTTCATTACAACCGTCTCTAGgcctatattttttaaaacaatgaacacctacataaacaaatattaaacaaagagaGTGGAAAATATAAGCAGGTCCTTTATTTaatctaaacaaaaataatagaaaatataaataagtccTTTAATTTCACCTGCCCAACATAGGATTAAATAACAGAGTAGTTTCATTATTTCACAGGTAAGCTAAAATATGATTCAATACTAAGTATCTCCCTCTAAAACTCTTAACCCTTGTTGAAGATTCCTGCCATGGACCACTTTTCCATGTGTCTGTTAGCTAGCACTtaattgctatctctctctctctctctctctctctctctctctctctctctctctctctctctctctctctctctctgctgctgacgtctcctgaatttcttcAGGTaaatcggttttattttctgttccctcgtatttatctacttatcaccttttcctataaattgtctctctctccacaggctgTTTCCCTTTTGGGCCCACTTGGGTTTATAGTCTATTGACTCTGTCcttaaggattttcagctgaagatttaaagaaaggaaggaagagaggacgAATAACTTTCTTTTCTGGTCAACTGATTCGTGATCACTAGTCTGGGAAAACTGGAATGAAATACCCcttattaccataaaaaaaattcattttatgaaataaaagactTCTCTGTCTTTTCAAAACAAGAGATAGTTCAGGGTTTTGTAAAGTTCCCCAGAAGGTTCTAAATATCATGAGAAATCAAAACGAGTTATTGTTTTTTGTACTGATACCTTTATTACAAAATCCTAAGCCGTGCTAGAAGGTCCTGGGATAACACGAGATGTTATACAATGCTCGGAGGAATTGACAACTGATATTTGCACCGTTCAGTAAAAATGAACCGATAAATACCATGAAACAATACAGTTTACCGTTTACCAAAAAAATTTCCTAATTCCTCTTTCCATACGTTTGTTATCCTTAGTGACTTCTAGAGCTTGATATTAGTAGATTTTTCTGTACAGactgaattccataaccttaaGTGATTCGAAAGTCATAATATGCCCTCCTTACCTACAGAGTAGGACCTTGGGACCTTGTGGGACCTCAGTTCCTTCCAGCAAGGACGACGCTGATTGGGGAGAAGGTCCTCCCATACTGGTTCTGGTTCTGGGACACTACTGAAGAGTACTGCTGGCCCTGACGAAAGTTCTGTTGCTGGTTGGAACGCTGTTGGTAATTCTGAGAGAACTGAGAGGTCTGCCTCTGGGTGTTGCTTGATCTCTGATACTGATTGTTTTGGTTGTACTGGGACCTCTGGCGCTGATTCTCTTGGGTGGAGTAAACCCTCTGGTATTGGTTCTCATTCTTCAAGGAACTCTGTGATCTCTGGACTTGGTTTCTGAACTCAGCTGATCTGTAGCGTTGGTTTTCGTTCTGGTTTTGGCTATTCTGGTTATACTGGTTCACTCTATTTTCGTTATTGACGTTTTCACTGTATCTTGTGGACTGCTGCTGTCTCTGATTGATCGAGTTCTCTTGGTTGTACTGATCTCGACCGGTCCTCTGGTCCCTGTTGAACTGGTGACGGTCATTCGTGTTATCCTGAATCTGGTTCTGACGGCTGAGATCGAAACGGCGTCCATCTTGCCTCTGTTCGTACTGGTAATTAATATTTCCGTAACGGTTCACATTCTGTTCATTGGTGTTGAAGTTCCTGATACACCGTTCCTCTGCTGTTCAGTTGTTCATTATTGAAGTAGTTCCTGTTCTCTCCATAACGCTGCTGGTTGAGGCCGGCTCTTGAGGATGACGCCAGATCCTGGAACCCGACTGAGCTGAAGTTATCCCTGTTCTCAGTCTGTGACCCTTGTCTGTAGTTCTGTTGATTCTGGAACTGATTCAGTCTCGTCTGCTCAGTCTGGAAACGGTTTTCgttctggtaattctgctggcGTTGCTGAAGGTTCTGgaattcatttccatattttctctgGTTCTGGAATTGGTTTTGGAATtcgtttctgttttctctctggtTCTGGAACTGGTTCTGGAATTGATTCCTGTTTTCCCTCTGATTCTGGAACTGGTTCTGGAATTGATTTCTGTTTTCCCTTTGGTTCTGGAATTGGGTCTGGAATTCGTTTCTATTCTCTCTGGTTCTGGAACGACTCTGAGTTCATTCCTGTTGTTTCCTTGGAGTCTGGAAATCGCGACAGGTCATTCGACTGATACCGGATTCCTCTGGTTTCTGGAACTGGACATACTGACCGTCTCTTAAATCATTCTGATGTCGATGTTCTGCTGTCTCTGGTTCGAGCTGGACTGCTGGTGAATTCTGCTGCTGATTTCTGTTCAGTCTCTGATATTGCTGCTGTTGGTTTCTGCTGTTCTGTTGACTCTGGTACTGGCTGTGCTGTTCGCTGATTCTGGAAGGCGTTTGTTTCCTCCTTCCTGACGGTGGCCTGAATCCAGTTCCAGGAGCGACCTGGTAGTCGACAGTGCGACGGACGCCATCTGGGTCCATGACTGAGTACTGACCAACGACAACATCGCCTCGACGCTCTTCCCTGGCGGACTTCAGGTCTCCTGTTGACTCGGCGTCAACAGCGTATGCCCAGGTGTACCTAGGATTCTACATGAGGAAAGAAAATAGTCGTTAGTTCATAGAATACTTAAGAGTAATCAATTTAAATCGAGCACTTATCTTCCACTTTGATATTAGAAGAATTATTGAAGCTTTCCATTCTACTCACAGGATCATTGTAGACAGTCTGATCGAGTGTGTATTGTCTGGCCTGCTCTTGGGAACGTTGCTTGAAGTCTTCAGAAAAGGCGTCGTGGTTTTCGTAGAGCTGTCTGGATGGGGTCAGACCCTGCTCCACCTCAACGCCCCTGGAATCCAGGATGTAGGAGCCGTCATCACCAAGGGCCACGCCCACAAAGACCACAGCTATTAagataatctgaaataaaaaaaaaagaagtgactgGTGAAAGCTCTGTAAATAtccaattttttctgtccgcactttttctgtccgccctcagatcttaaaaaccaccgaggctagagggctgcaaattggtatgttgatcatccacccttcaatcatcaaacataccaaattgcagccctctagcctcaatagttttattttatttaaggttaaagttggccataatcgtgcttctggcaacaatataggataggccagaaCCGGCCGTGTTAAGTTCATGGGCCCTACTCATACAAagcatataccgagaccaccgaaagatagatctattggtGGTTTGATCacacgctgtagcagctgtataggcctcgactgcgccgaagaagcttcggcgcattttttacttgtttatagtgaCAAATGACGAAATCAAAAAGTTAACTGATGCTTTAGAATTAAATTACCTCAGAATCCTACATTAGAGAATATTCAagtgatttttgttcatttaaaaatcCTGCGACGCGAAACTAAACCTCAaaattaaaccttaaaaaaacTAAACCTTAGGACTTACCTTCATCGTTCCAAGAGGAGAGGAGACGATTGACCACAGACCGCCAATGACTGAAGGCAGTTCGTCAGTGACAATGACATTCGCCTGCCTAGAGCTTTATATAGCACCCCCACGGCTAGCAGTATCGCCCCAAACTGGAATCCAGAACTGGATTCCGTTCTCACCTTTCCAGCCCTGTTCCTGTGAATTCCCTACTCGTACTTGTGTGCTATAATTACTCCATGAGAGTTCTACCTGTATTTTTGCATAAGTCTGGGCATGCCTAAGCTCTGGTGATTAGGTAAAAAGCAATGTTATATAAGTATCTTATAAGCCTAAGCTCAATGCTTTGGGCAAAGGTCTCCGTTACTACCGAGTCAATTCGTGCATACAATTTTGTTGTGGCATTTCTTAACGAAGACTAAAactaatttcagttttaattaagaAATGCCAGTACAAGATTGCATGCTTgaattcatttaataatgaatttagtATTGATAAATTGGTTACAACTCTCCATTGCAATTCTTGCATACAACTTTGCAGTGGAATTTCTTAATGAAATCTGAAAGCCATTTCTCACTATCATATTTTGGTCAAAACCCTCTATTACAGCTACCGGGTCAATTCGTACTTACAATTTACAGTTTTGTAGAGGCATTTCTTAATGAAGTCCGAATGTGATTTCTGAAAATTCGTTTAATATTGAAAAATTGGTCAAAATTCTCAATTacaattcatacatacaattTTGCAGTGGCATTTCTTAATGAAATGTGATTGCCATTATCACTATTATATAAATTTGGTCAAGTCTCCTTTGCTATTGAATCAGTTCATGCATACTATTTTGTGGTAGCATTtcttaatgaaaactgaaaataatttctgaaaagtcATTTAATATTACCACTGGGTTCATTCATGCATACAATATCGAAATGGCATTTCTTAATGAAAACGGAAAACTGTTTCTCAAAATTCGTTCAGGACTTAAAATTCTGTTGAAATCATGTTGTATTCTATAAATAAGTCCATAAAAGAGaacaatatctttttatatatcaattattaatttttaaaaatccattcagTGTTCAACATTCTGTTGAAATCAGGTTAAATTCTAGGAATAATTCCATAAATTAGAAGATGACTTtcctgatataaaaatattacctaAAATATAACCCAAAATAATGTTATTCCATGtatctaattatatatgtatgtgtgtgtgtctgtatgtgtatatatatatatatatatatatatatatatatatatatatatgcatgcctgtgtattcatatatactctacatatacCAAGCATCCCGGTAGCTTGTGTATTTTTAATAGAGGATATATAATGTTTAAGTGACCAtacctctgaaaaaaaaactcaggaagaaatatacattaaataaaagcTGATTCCTTTAGCTGAACAGCAGcatttaacactgaaaaaaagccacaaaaataGGTCTACTGATGGAGAGAGAACACAGACATAGGCCTATCTGATCCTCAAGTCACTCGCAATTTGGCATTATTAACACCTAAATCTCTCGTCTCAGCAGATCCTGGGACGTGTCCCAGAGCGCAAGTCGTGGTGGCCTTGAAATATAGGTCTAGGGGTATAATTCTGATACACAGAGCGTTTGATGGATGAGttacaaaacaaataaggaaacaaaaatactGGAAGCTACTTAAAACAGACATAGGCCTATCAAATCCCCCAGAGCCATTAACAGGTTGATACATTGACACCGAAATCCCTCGTCCCAGCGAGTCCAGGGACGTGCCCCGCAGAGTAAGTCGTGGTGGCCTTGAAATGTGGACCTAGAGATGTAACCTGATACGCAGAAGAAATACCTGGTGAGACAGAATACGGACATAGGCCAAATAAATCCTGCAGAGTCATTCGCGGGTTGATACATTAAAGAATC is part of the Macrobrachium rosenbergii isolate ZJJX-2024 chromosome 9, ASM4041242v1, whole genome shotgun sequence genome and encodes:
- the LOC136841409 gene encoding uncharacterized protein, which gives rise to MKIILIAVVFVGVALGDDGSYILDSRGVEVEQGLTPSRQLYENHDAFSEDFKQRSQEQARQYTLDQTVYNDPNPRYTWAYAVDAESTGDLKSAREERRGDVVVGQYSVMDPDGVRRTVDYQVAPGTGFRPPSGRRKQTPSRISEQHSQYQSQQNSRNQQQQYQRLNRNQQQNSPAVQLEPETAEHRHQNDLRDGQYVQFQKPEESGISRMTCRDFQTPRKQQE